In the Anolis sagrei isolate rAnoSag1 chromosome 1, rAnoSag1.mat, whole genome shotgun sequence genome, aggggagcctcgtaagttccccataGCCTCCAGTGGACCGGATCTAGCTGTATTTTTCAGGTGAGGACCAAAAAAGGttctccatctatccacccatttttgggaggtgtgCAAAAATGGATCCAGGGGTCCACCggaatctggccagcagaaatggatcgagGTTCAACCGAAATGCACAAAGCTTAGACTCTACTCCTACCTACTCATTCTTTCTTCCAAATGCCCAAACTTACAATAGCATTTAAGATGGAGATATGaacaaacagaaaacaagtttagtTTGATCCACAAGACACAAATTATTTGAAGGTATGCAATATCATAATCCTAGGATTGTATTGACCCTAACCACTTTGAATTTTCCCACTCAAAGTAATGGGAGTTACTTCTGAATACTTATATTTATAATTGGATCGAATACTTCACAACTCATTGTGCAGTATATTTCCATGCTTTCAATTCCATACATTTCAGATTGCTAGGTTTTAATTATGAATTGCACTTTAAGTCACTCCTTTTGACAGGACAAAATTAATAACAAAACATAAATAGCAGGCCAGGAGTATTGTTCTTTGAATACACTCACATAGTAACATGCTTCATAGTTTGCTGCCATCTCCTGTCAGTCGGTGTATTGCCACAAGGCGGCTCTTTGTGGACAGTTTTGAGACGTATATATTGAGCATATTTGAGTTTATCCATATTTGTGCTACATGAAATCAAATAAAATTAAGCATATATTATGGTGAATGGTTTAAAATTAATGTACTGTAATGTTTAAAACAAACCAAAGTAATCttcacatgataaaaaaaaatcccctttatTATCAATTCTAGCAGGCAAACGTCCTTGGTTTTTCTGTGGGAATTTCACACTCATTACAAACACCAGCCACCTCATTACTTTCAGATTTAGCATCTTCTTTGTTATGTAAAAGTTCAGGGAAATCAAGTACAGAAGGAATAATGTAGTGAGGGACTGGAGAAGAGGGTTTTGGGGCTGCTATGGCTTTATTTACCCAGACGGTCGCTTTCAAACCAGCATTCAAGCCTCCTTGGATGTCTGTATCCAGAGAGTCACCAACCATCACACAGTCCTCAGGCTGAACTCCTAGAAGTTCACAGCAGTGGTGAAATATAGAGGGTGCTGGTTTCTCTTCTTGGTGTTCTCCACCTACAACAATGGCATTGAAATATTGTTGGCAATCACAAGCTTTGATCTTTTCTCTTTGTGTCTGTGTGTCCCCATTTGTCAGCAGAAGCAACTGGACCACCTTTCTGAGGTCATGGAGCATCCTTTGTGTCTCCTCTGCCAGGGTCAAATGTTGCAGGCGAGTGGTTTTCCAAAGGAAATAGCAATCTGCAGCGAGATTACGGTTGGCTGTTCCTCCTTTGACTTCTTGTATAGCCTCTTCCCAGTGTTGAATCCTGAGGTCAGTGATACACATTTTAGAAGGATCATAGTATTCTTTGAGAAGCTTGGCTTGGAACTTATTGCATATCATGCAGGCTTCTCTTTCATCACAGTGGTACTTCGACTGTAAGACATTtatcacctacaaccagagagttCAAACAGTAAAGATCAGTTCAGTTCAAAATGAACAATTTTGCTTTCTAGCAGGCAATTATCTATCCAGATGTTTGACTGGAATGAAAAAGAGGAAACACATAACAACAGACAGCCTCAAAGCTATGCAATGCATCATAATTGTATTACAGCATCACAATATCTTGTGTTTTAGAGCTCACTCTGTTAATACTTTGTGAAGTTTCTCTTTTCACATGATTAATCTACAAGACAGATGCAGTCACAACTTCCACTTTAAAATTTATAATTCTCCTACGTGTTCATTTAATGTACACTGACATTTTAATATGGCTCCAAGCCGACTTGAAATTACAACAACCACAAAATGCAGGGCGTCAATGCTCACTGCGGCATGGATTAAtgggtataggtaaaggtttttccctgacattaagtccagtcgtgtctgactctgggggttgatgatcatctcaatttctaagccgaagagctggtgctgtctgtagacacctcctaggtcatgtggcctgcatgactgcatgaaacgctgctatcttcctgctggatcaatacctattgatctactcacactgctccccggatctgaaccaGCAACATTTCTGTCCGCAAGTTCAGCaacactgcgccacctggggctcatTAATGGGTATACAGAACATTAAACAAAGTAGCAGGAAAGTCCAAAAAAAGTGACATAATGTGCAGATCCCAGTGTAGCCCAGATCCCAGATTTAAACCAGCTCAGCAGAATGTGGAGCACATTGTAGACACCACCCCACTAAAGCACTTTGGAAAAATTAGAACAAGGGGGCAAAGGGCTGCCAAAAACACTCCAAGGGTATGGCAGGGGCTAACTGACCCCTTGAGAAGAGAAATTAATTACCTCTGCTGCTGccattttcctcttttgttttcaCTTCCTGTGCATCTCTCCCTGAGATCTATTTTTCTTCACTCTAGTGTGGGATATCATGACACATTCTGTGGAATGCAATTATCCTACATATCCAAGGTTTCGTGCTAACTGGATGTTTTTAATTCACAATGAAAATCAAGAAGTGATTCCCCTCAcacatattttaaatgtgtttatttactttacttttatcTCATGTTTCTTCCCATCGGGACTCAAGGCAGCAAATAATAACACAACACAATAGAATTTAAAACAAGCCAAATACATATACAAATgaatacaaaaaaataataatactaatgttatgaataaaaacattaaaatacaataaaatgctattaaaattacatttaaaagctAAACATCTCACCAAAATCCAAAAGTCAGACCCTACCCTCATTGTATGGGTATGCAGGAATTTCAAATCATAAGGCATTCAGTCTAGCTGTTAGGaaaggtgggagttgaagtccaaaacacctggagggcccaagtttgcccaggcctggtctagatgCACACGAGGATATAAAAGCGGGTCATACCTCCTCAATGGCTCTCCTGCCGGCTCCGGCGGTGTCCACCAAGGTGTTGTCCAGGTCAAAGAAAACCGCCTTGACGCCCTGCAGTCCCATCGCAGGAGAGGCTCCCTCGGCTACACTCACTTCCGGGAGCCTCTCCACTCCGCGGATAGCTGTCCTTGTCTCGCGAGACTTCAACTGAGAACGGGCGGGGCAGAGCGGGGCGTTCTCTGAGTCCAGAGGCAATTCCCACATCCGCCTTCGGGGGCAGGTTGTAAAAGCCCATACAGAGAACgctgtggacttcaactcccagaattcctgactattgggcAAACtcgctggggcttctgggagtggaagtccaaaaccacAGGAGACTCATTTagatcttgtgggttttttcgggctatagggccatgttctagaggcatttctcctgacgtttcgcctgcatctatggcaagcatcctcagaggtagtgaggtcttctggaactggggaaaagggggtttatatatctgtggaatgaccagggtgagacaaagggcttttgtaagttgggctgagTGTGcgtctttccactgaccaccttgattagcatacaatgggctgactgtgcctggagcatcaagggaaccactgaccgcatagggaagctgatgaggaaacacaacatagaaacaatctacaaacccaccaagaaaatccaacaaatgctacgttcagcaaaggacaagatggatcctctcacctctgcaggagtctaccgtataccttacttacttacttacttacttaggcgatccctcgctttccgaggatgattgtcttccaatattcttgtgggtccgtatgtggctgtggagccctattcttgctctgcatcttcttctgcagtaagggcattggtttccaggtggaaggcggtcctggttggggttggcttgacgcgccttcctcttggcacatttctctttttcaccctccactcgtgcctcctcaaattctgcagcactgctggtcacagctgacctccagctggagcggtcaaggggccagggcttcccagttctcagtgtctatgccagagtttttaaggttggctttgagcccatctttaaatctcatttcctgtcctccaacattccgttttccgttcttgagttcggagtagagcagctgctttgggagacggtggtcgggcatccggacaacacggccagtccagcagagttggtggcggaggaccatcgcttcaatgctggtggtctttacttcttccagcacactgacgtttgtccgcttgtcctcccaagagatataccatgcagctgtggacaagtctacatagggaccaccaaacgcagcgcccaaacaagaatccaggaacatgaaaggccctgcagactactccaaccagagaaatcagccatagtagagcacctgatgaaccaacctggacacagcattttatttgagaacacaaaaatgctggaccactctcacaaccaccatgtcagactacacagagaagccattgaaatccacaaacatgtggacaatttcaacagaaaggaggaaaccatgaaaatgaacaagatctggctaccagtattaaaaaaatctaaaattgcaacagcaaaaacagcagagagaaaaacaggcagggacatctaatcacctttcaagaagagtttgctccaggcacagtcagcccattgtatgctaatcaaggtggtcagctgaaagatccacacccagcccaacttacaaaagccctttgtctcaccctggtcattccacagatgtataaaccccttttttcccagttccagcagacctcacctctgaggatgcttgccatagatgcaggcgaaacgtcaggagaaatgcctctagaacatggccctatagcccgaaaaaacccacaagaactgagtgattccagccatgaaagccttcgacaatacattaactcCTTTAGAGATTgaggacttcatttcccagaacccCTTCCCGTTGGCGATACAggcggaggcttctgggagtggaagtccaaagcgACAGGTGGCCCAAAGTTGCGTCATCTCTGCTCTTAAAGAGGTCCTTCAGAGATTgcggacttcatttcccagaatcccttcCCGTTGTCCAAGCAGGtggaggcttctgggagtggaagtccaggACCCCTAGAGGAGCCCATGCCTTTATAAAAGGAACGTTGTGTTGTAAAGCCCGGCATTCTCTCTCACGGAGGAACTCACTCGCGTGGCCCTTCCTCGACAGGCTTCCTGCCTGTGTCTTTTCtgagggagaagagagggaggtggCTCTTCCTTCCCCGCTCCCTCGGGGCAACTACCTGAGGGCCGGACTCCTCGCCCTGGAGGCCTCAACCCGGCCCTAGAGCACTCCTCTCTGCCAGGCTCACCATGGCCGCCCTCGTGTTTTGCAACGCCTGCTTCCAGAAACCCCAGGGCGCTGCTCCCAAGTTCAGCCTGACCAGTTGCGGTCATGTTTTCTGTGAGCCATGCCTCCagaaaggttatttatttatttataattcaaatgtatatgccgccactcccctggggctcggagtggcttacaagaacaggctaaaatctaacacaatttaaaaacaacaatatcagagatcaaaggactgtcgaaacagatatttcttacatgccctgcggaaagctgataggtcccgcaaggcacggacttcaggcgGTAGAGTATTCcggagtgatggtgccactgctgtaaaggctctgcgtctccTAAGCCTGGGTTACACCTGGGTTAATCCGTCTCCTAGGCCTGGGTTACACCTCTTGgaacatctacaccaggcatgggcaagtttgggccctccaggtgttttggagtccaactcccaccattcctaacagcctcaggcccctcccttccccccccccccccctcagccgcttaagtgaaaagagaggggcctgaagttgttaggaatggtggaagttggagtccaaaacacctggagggcccaagctttaCCATGCCtcatctatgttgttgttcattcgttcagtcgtctccgactctttgtgacctcatggaccagcccatgccagagctccctgttggtcgtcaccagtcacttcaaggatgccatccattcatcttgcccttggtcggccctcttccttttgccttccactttccccagcataattgtcttctctaggctttgctgtttcctcatgatgtggccaaagtacttcaactttgtctctagtatccttccctccagtgagcagccgggctttatttcctggaggatggactggttggatcttctcgcagtccaaggcactctcagaagtttcctccaacaccacagctcaaaagcatcaatcacACTACAATATGCATCATTTCACCACATGGTCATTCAGGGcctggtaatagtatgatagctgggtccagaagctccaaGCATTATGGTGATGCCACATCGCTCCTTCAGGAGTGCTGTTTGCAcaagagagacttagctaatgtaagccaggccagagacagataatatagaacaggggtcctcaaactaaggcccgggggctggatacggccctccaaggtcatttacctggcccttgctcagggtcaacctaagtctgaaatgacttgaaagcgaacaacaacaatcgtatctcatcagccaaaagcaggcccacacttcctattgaaatactgagaagtttatatttgttaaaattgttcttcattttaattattgtgttgtttttaagtgttttttgaactacaaataaaatatgtgcagtgtgcataggaattcattcaagtttttttcaaattataatccggccctcccaacagtttgaggacccctgatatagaaggaatgtaagagttctttaatggtgaaaccctaacTCTGAACCGTACcgtaaacctaatcctaaccccttaccctaacccaagcccttaccctaacccttacgctaatccttaaccctaacccttaccctaacctttaatctatataaataaaaatgtaatgtttgtttgtgggattaacataactaagaaaccactggatgaatagacccgaaatttggacacaatatccctatcaggccaatgagtgaccatcactcataaaaacactgaaaaacacagcggaagggacttaaaaagccaaaaaatgaaaaatgcattacaatgcattcacaaaactacatatatacacatatacacaaatatatacacacacaaaacacatatacacagactgggccacagcaacgcgtggcaggggatggctaataataataataaacccttaTGCTAACCCAAACCCCAAACCTTACTCTAACCCCTCCCTAAACCGTACCCTCActgtaacccaaaccctaaaccttgccctagCCCTTACTCTAAgcgtcccctcctttctatccttccttcgctctccccGCTCTTACTCCGCCCCCTCTCTTCCCATATTCATAGCCGCCTTTACGGCATCTCCATAACGCTCAgagcttccttctttggaagcttttaaacagaggctggatggccatctgtcatgggtgatttaaatgcaatattcctgcttcttggcagggggttggactggatggcccatgaggtctcttccaactctttgattttatgattctatgattccggacccagctatcatactatcacccagggcccttccacacaactgagtatcaaggcagataatccacaatatctgctttgagctggattatcagagtccacactgccaaataatccagttcaatgtggattatatcctgctgtgtggaaggggccttcactttaccaggaaaagagattaaccctttataagagatacac is a window encoding:
- the NANP gene encoding N-acylneuraminate-9-phosphatase isoform X2; translation: MPYDLKFLHTHTMRVINVLQSKYHCDEREACMICNKFQAKLLKEYYDPSKMCITDLRIQHWEEAIQEVKGGTANRNLAADCYFLWKTTRLQHLTLAEETQRMLHDLRKVVQLLLLTNGDTQTQREKIKACDCQQYFNAIVVGGEHQEEKPAPSIFHHCCELLGVQPEDCVMVGDSLDTDIQGGLNAGLKATVWVNKAIAAPKPSSPVPHYIIPSVLDFPELLHNKEDAKSESNEVAGVCNECEIPTEKPRTFAC
- the NANP gene encoding N-acylneuraminate-9-phosphatase isoform X1 → MWELPLDSENAPLCPARSQLKSRETRTAIRGVERLPEVSVAEGASPAMGLQGVKAVFFDLDNTLVDTAGAGRRAIEEVINVLQSKYHCDEREACMICNKFQAKLLKEYYDPSKMCITDLRIQHWEEAIQEVKGGTANRNLAADCYFLWKTTRLQHLTLAEETQRMLHDLRKVVQLLLLTNGDTQTQREKIKACDCQQYFNAIVVGGEHQEEKPAPSIFHHCCELLGVQPEDCVMVGDSLDTDIQGGLNAGLKATVWVNKAIAAPKPSSPVPHYIIPSVLDFPELLHNKEDAKSESNEVAGVCNECEIPTEKPRTFAC